A window of Thalassophryne amazonica chromosome 12, fThaAma1.1, whole genome shotgun sequence genomic DNA:
ATCACTTTCGTCATATTTCATCTTCATCTCAAAGAACCCTGCAGGtggcccaccacacacacacacacacacacacacacacacacacacacacagaaaagatCAGATACACAGTTTAACAAGTAAGAGCAACTTTCagtgacacaaacacaaaaatttgGACATCCCACTATATAGAAAAACACCTGAAGCCTGATTTGGAACATGGTACAAAAGAGcatgctgccacctgctgtacTTAAAAGACATTACAAACTGTAGTGGTCTATGAAGTAACAAATTCCACAGTGTGAAAGCTAAGGTATggagtctgtttgttttttccttactGTTGAAAACTACGTTGTTATCTTTGAAGTCCTTCCACTGCTGGTACCACTTAGAATCCTTGTGAAGAACGACACCCATAGCATCTCTGCAAAAAGAAACAGTAACACATCTGCAACATCTCACATTATACACCGATCAGCCATAACACTGTGACTACTTGCCGAATATTGTTTACACCTTCCTTTGTCTATAAATAAGCCCTGACCAGATGAAGCATGGACTCTGCTCAGCCTGTGAAGGTGTGCCATGGTACCTGGCACCAAGATGTTTTCATTTGTGAGTTGTGGTATCCATGGATTGGACATGATTGTGTAGCACATCCAGGACCATGTTTGGTAGATAATGACCACTACAGACTGGGAACATCACACAACAACTGCACTTCTGAAGATGCTCTGGCACAGATGTCTAGCCACCATAATTTGGACCTGTCTATTGCccaagtgacagctgccactcttaCAAAGTAAATCAGTGTTTGTGCCTGGTGTGATGAAACCCGGACCACTTTATTGGACGGATTTCCCGTGATGCTGAGGGCGTAAACAAAGCTCTTCTCTGCTGAGCCAAGGTCGTAATTACTCAGTCCTTTGGTTGGAATTAGGTGTTGTTGTACACTGTCAAACCACAGATCAACAGCTGTGTAAGGAAACTTTTTTGTGACTTTGGACTGCGAGAAAAAGACTTGGGCTTGCTAGTTAGCTAACAACAAGCAGCACTAACAACAGTCTGGCAGCTAACGGCTACAACTTCCTGCGCTGGTAAACGGCAGCATAGCAAGAAAGTTAACTGAACGCAGGAAATGTCACCAAAAGCAACTAAAGTAGAGGCTAAACCGGATGAGGAGTACGTGTTGCTCTCACAGGGGACTGAAATGATGCAGCAGCAAAAGGACACGTTCATGGCTCTACTGAAGAAACAAGAGGAAAACTTTAAGGGATTTGTCCAAGTGATCATAGAGTCCACTGACACCAGACTGGATGCAGTATCACAGGGACGCACAAGAAATCAAAATGAGCCGGCAGTTTACACAAAAAGATGTGGATGATTTGAAAGCTGACATGTCTAAGCGGGCAGAACACTGCAATTCAATGCAGGCGGACATTTACAAAGTCTATGAAAGTCTACTGACCATCACAGACAAAACGGAATATTTGGAAGGTCAGTCCAGACGTAACAACCTGATATTTGACAGAATCCAAAAGTCACTGGGAGAAACCTGGGCTGAATTGTAGGATAAAATCAAGAAGGAGCTGCACAGGTGGAGAGAGCGTGTCGCGCATTGAAAATTTAAGACAGAAGAAGGGCCAAGACTCGATAAGTATTTCTGCTTCTTCCTGCTCCTTCTCGAGcatatttcttttctttgtttaaaatCCAGACTATGTGTTGCTTTTGGATGCTTAGTTTTCATGCCTATTTCACAATGTGTCTGTTCAAGATAAATAAGTGTTTTTCACTTCACCTTTCAGTGGTCACAATGCTATGGTatggggtgatggtctagtgcagtggtgtccaaattattccagaaaggcccaagagggtgcaggttttccttgcagccactgacttcagcaggtgatttcactgattaacatccctttgaacgggtggaatgagttcatcagtgaaatcacctgggggAGTCactagctgcaaagaaaacctgcaccctcttggccctttctggaatagtttggacaccactggtctagtagtgtgcttgagactagaggattcTCTGTTCAAACCCCTGTCTGGCTGGAAAAATCACGAATGGCCCTCGGGCAAGGTCGTTAATCCCAAAGTTGTTTTCGGTATGTAAGGGAGCACCTTGCAtcgcaacaccctgacatcggtgtgcaagtgtgtgtgaatgggtgaatgcgaggcatcgttataaagcactttgaggatCTGAtaatagatggaaaagtgctatataaatgcagtccatttaccacaacGTTATGACTGGTGTAGATCCAAAACCTCACTCGAGAATAAGATACACATTTAAAGTTTTATGGGCGAGAGAGAAAACATGGTACTCACTCATTGGCCTCGAACAGTCTAGTGTCACTGTCTGCTCCTTTAGAGGAGAAGTCGCTCCTCTTCCTCAGCTGCAGAGGAGCTCTGTAAGGGCCGTCGTCACCTACGTGCATCTCCTTCTTCATTGTTTCCACACCCTGTGAAGATGACACACAAAGGTTTTTGAAAACATGAACCATAATGGTACATGTCAGTCCACCAAGCTGCTACCAGCCCTTTAGTTCAAAATGCTTTCTAAACAGATTAACCATTCCAAACAGCTGCAATTTTTCTCCCCAATCCTTGATTTGAGAACACAACCATTTTGCAGTAAATTACAGCACAGAACCCTCCTCCTGCCACAATGTTCTTGTTGCTTTACCTGACAATGAAAGTGATCATTTTAGTGCTCAAGCTACATCTTAATTTGATGACATTTGCTTCTGACACCCTCAGTCAAGTATTTATTCTTTCAGATATCAACAATGACAAGGTGAAGCAAATGAAGTATGTTAGCATTAAATGTTGAACCATCAACGCTGCAATTAAAGGGTGTTAAGAAATTTAAGCATGTTATCAGCTTTAACACCTGACCTGTGAAAGTGCCTTGAAGGCACTGGTTCTGCCCAGTTTCTCGCCTCCTTTGGACACAGATTCAGCAGAGTGCACGGCCGTCCTGGCCGCCTCCTCCACACCTTGCCTGATCTTCTTCCCCAAGTCAGTCCGACTCACCTCCTCAATACCCTGTGGCaggaacacacatacacagacacaacaTTATATTACTCAGATTATATAAAACACACCACCTGAATCACAGCTAAGAAGATTTGCATCCTTTTCCACATAGTTCTGATAGTTTACCACAAGTTCAAATACAATATCTCAGCTGGAAAAATAAAAGTCCAAACAGGAACaatcaataaaaaatatgaatattAGGTTTGTCTAACCAATCACCGACCAATGTCAGTGTTATGAATATTTGGTTGTTTTGTAGTAATGTGATGTTTGTACAAATGCTGATATCTCACCTCCTTGACAGTCACTGACAGTGAGCCCAAAGTCTTCTTCAGCACCTCAGACGTCTTCACTGTCTCGGCCTCTATAGATTTCTGACCCATattaagaaagaagaagaagaaaaaaaaaagactgtctgCATCTTTCCAAAATAAAACGCAAAACCCATTTACCTTGATGCTGATAAGTTACACTATCACAATAAAACTTCAAAGATGCTCTAAAGACAGATTTCTCCATACGATGTCGCGGGCACCACAAAGCAAATAACGTTCTTACATATTTCCTGCGAGCCTGCTGAAGAGCATCAGACTCCTCAAGCCTCTTGGCCTCTTCTCTgaacttctttatgttctctttcATCTCCTGATTCTTACTGAACTCCTGACGCAGATTATCCACAAACTCCCCCAGAAAACCTTTACGTCCTGAGGCATGTCGCACCTGTTGTTGCAACAAACAAGCAGACAGAACATTATCAGAAATAGTTCCATCAGTAAGCAATAGTTCAATATCAAATTTCTTTGTGCTTTACCAACAAAAGGGCATAATCACTCCTGAAACAGCCTTACCAAGCACTGGTTCATACTTTTGTTTTCACATTTATTGCCATCATTCAACAAATGAAAACATACATTTCACACGCCAATAATTCTGCACTCTCACAAAACTGAGGAAGCCACCAGCAGAGCAGGATTTGCTCCAGTTGGATTTTTACTGACATGGTTTAACTGGCTTCACCCACTTTACTTTTCTTCCTCATGAAAATTTGTTCAGCTTCCACTTGATGTTGCCAATTTAAAGCtcaaacataatttgtattatctcAGTTTTTGTTACAATTCACACTTTTTCCATTTGTTTAACCCGTTTATGcctagatttttgttttttttttaataattggaAAaatttgcattagtacctttgagattttttattgtgagtagaaaatgacagtgacacATTTCGGCAACaactgttgccagtggggcaaaaaggGTTAATTTTGGAAACATTTTGAAAAATTTCACAAATTTATTACTTCAAATGTGGCATATTTAATTTTCTATGTAACTCTGGGATGTGACAGTGGAGGGCAAAGGTTATAGTATCATCTTGTTCACCTGTCTACAAGTTCATCATGATGTTTGCCACTGTGACTCTGATGGCACAAAAGACACCGCAATGTTCCCTAATGTCACGGTCAGTGAGCATGTAATGGTCATCTGGAGGTGAAAAGGAGACAATTTTACATGCTACCTGCACTGCTGCTACCAGACTTCTCTGTAACTTGTAGACATCACTGCTCCACAAAGATGGGACCAGAGACCGAGAACTGACGATCCAGACACGTCTGCCAAGCAGCTGAAACAAGACAAACTCACCATTAGTCACAAATACAAACGGGGGAAGATGACAGTTACTGAAAACAGGTTGTTTAGTTAGTGAATCAAATATATAATGAACAGAAAGTGGAGAAAATGACAAGAACAATGCAAAATGTAGCAACAATGCCGACATCAGGAATGCCTCTCAAAATGAATTACTTTTGATAATAGGAGAAAAGTTATTTATATAGTGAGCAACACATGCTCTGtgctaatttaatttaacctttatttatccaggttagttccattgagatcgagatctcttttgcaagggagacctggacaattataaagtttccagttaacctaacctgcatgtctttaaatgtgggaggaaaccggagcacccagaggaaacccatgcaaacacggggagaacataattGTAGACATTCAATGAGTAAAGGAATGTCTTATGAACCAAAACACTGTGATTAGTCcattcacttgtgttttattatgcttcaacaccagagggtgtcactaaaaatcggtctgctctgccttcattgcacatgcgtcattttggagcgtctgCAGTATTTCACCGATtactgcctcatttctgcttaaaactgcactccagtcatcacctatctcagcaacagatatctgaagcttttgtacaacaatcatttccacataaattcagtattatttcatcataaaagatggaggaagcgatcagagcacagcaGCCATGAcgagctgctgcgttcactgcgcctctgtTATTTCAAAGTGTCatcgattatcgccttgttttctgcttaaaacaaccttgtttctccttaaaactgattttagaatgatttaagaggttttactttgtcatctgatgattaataatcccattattccttttgaccactttgggtgaagagaatcAGTCTCAGaccagctgctgtggtcccaaataacacatgcgcagtggaggcagggcggaccattcggtctgcaacaagGGTGCCAATAAACTGCGATGTTATGAAACCTCAAAAAGCAAAACAGTTGGTGCACTGAAGACCCATTTAGCACAGTGTATGATGCCTTCCTTTCAACATGGACTCCGGAAAAATGTTTTGAAGCACAGATATTGCCGAACACTGTTTTGAGTTTTCCGTCAATAATTTGCCAGACTGAAAAAGAAGTTGCTGCATCATGTCCAGCCACAATGTGCCCGACAAACTACATGCATGATCCACAATCATCTATCCAGTGTCCACTAAATATCCATCAGGTAGCAAatactatgggatattacataggcaaaaaaagttgctttttcaaTTGATCTGATGCATCAAAGTTAAACACCCTCTGAAGCTGGGGTCACCAATCCTGCTGCTAGAGATCATGACCCTACATGTTTTCATACTCCACCCACTGCTAAGGCCCTAAGAGGTACACTGGTGTTATAGaaaacggagtggctatacgctcAACCATTGGTTCAATAAAGCAAATACgcaagcatatacgcccaaccacaaccgaccaatgagcgcgcttgtaagttcacttccgggtTCATtgctgggtggggtggggggatatCTTCTCGCAGGCtgcaggagggttcgcagcccgcagaggggctgtgatctaaagtggttctgtttggcttatCATACTCACGGAACTGTGTCAaattaacaccatcttacaggcaacaagcagcattttgtttataAAAATTGGTttgtcgtcgttaacaggcttccgttcaaaagagttgtagtcttacacacctctctgcagcttctctccccctgccatcccctcattaccccatccccgtagagacggtgcctgctcccagaccaccaataaccagcaaaaatctatttaagcataaaaattcacaaagaaaaaataatatagcaccttcaactgcaccacagactaaaacagttaaatgtggtctattaaacattaggtctctcgcttctaagtccctgttagtaaatgatataataattgatcaacatattgatttattctgccttacagaaacctggttacagcaggatgaatatgttagtttaaatgagtcaacacccccgagtcacactaactgccagaatgctcgtagcacgggccgaggcggaggattagcagcaatcttccattccagcttattaattaatcaaaaactcagacagagctttaattcatttgaaagcttggctcttagtcttgtccatccaaattggaagtcccaaaaaccagttttatttgttattatctatcgtccacctggtcgttactgtgagtttctctgtgaattttcagaccttttgtctgacttagtgcttagctcagataaggtaattatagtgggcgattttaacatccacacagatgcagagaatgacagcctcaacactgcatttaatctattattagactcaattggctttgctcaaaatgtaaatgagtccacccaccacgttaatcatatcttagatcttgttctgacttatggtattgaaattgaagacttaacagtattccctgaaaactcccttctgtctgatcatttcttaataacatttacatttactctgatggactacccagcagtggggaataagtttcattacattagaagtctttcagaaagcgctgtaactaggtttaaggatatgattccttctttatgttctctaatgccatataccaacacagtgcagagtagctacctaaactctgtaagtgagatagagtatctcgtcaatagttttacatcctcattgaagacaactttggatgctgtagctcctctgaaaaagagagctttaaatcagaagtgcctgactccgtggtataactcacaaactcgcagcttaaagcagataacccgtaagttggagaggaaatggcatctcactaatttagaagatcttcacttagcctggaaaaagagtctgttgctctataaaaaagccctccgtaaagctaggacatcttactactcatcactaattgaagaaaataagaacaaccccaggtttcttttcagcactgtagccaggctggcaaagagtcagagctctattgagccgagtattcctttaactttaactagtaatgacttcatgactttctttgctaataaaattttaactattagagaaaaaattactcaaccatcccaaagacgtatcgttatctttggctgctttcagtgatgccggtatttggttagactctttctctcagattgttctgtctgagttattttcattagttacttcatccaaaccatcaacatgtctattagaccccattcctaccaggctgctcaaggaagccctaccattatttaatgcttcgatcttaaatatgatcaatctatctttattagttggctatgtaccacaggcttttaaggtgccagtaattaaaccattacttaaaaagccatcacttgacccagctatcttagctaattatagaccaatctccaaccttccttttctctcaaaaattcttgaaagggtagttgtaaaacagctaactgatcatctgcagaggaatggtctatttgaagagtttcagtcaggttttagaattcatcatagtacagaaacagcattagtgaaggttacaaatgatcttcttatggcctcagacagtggactcatctctgtgcttgttctgttagacctcagtgctgcttttgatactgttgaccatacaattttattacagagattagagcatgccataggtattaaaggcactgcgctgcggtggtttgaatcatatttatctaatagattacaatttgttcatgtaaatggggaatcttcttcacagactaaggttaattatggagttccacaaggttctgtgctaggaccaattttattcactttatacatgcttcccttaggtagtattattagacggcattgcttaaattttcattgttacgcagatgatacccagctttatctatccatgaagccagaggacacacaccaattagctaaactgcaggattgtcttacagacataaagacatggatgacctctaatttcctgcttttaaactcagataaaactgaagttattgtacttggccccacaaatcttagaaacatggtgtctaaccagatacttactctggatggcattaccctgacctctagtaatactgtgagaaatcttggagtcatttttgatcaggatatgtcattcaaagcacatattaaagaaatatgtaggactgcttttttgcatttacgcaatatctctaaaattagaaaggtcttgtctcagagtgatgctgaaaaactaattcatgcatttatttcctctaggctggactattgtaattcattattatcaggttgtcctaaaagttccctgaaaagccttcagttaattcaaatgctgcagctagagtactaacggggactagaaggagagagcatatctcacccatattggcctctcttcattggcttcctgttaattctagaatagaatttaaaattcttcttcttacttataaggttttgaataatcaggtcccatcttatcttagggacctcatagtaccatatcaccccaatagagcgcttcgctctcagactgcaggcttacttgtagttcctagggtttgtaagagtagaatgggaggcagagccttcagctttcaggctcctctcctgtggaaccagctcccaa
This region includes:
- the LOC117521969 gene encoding mitochondrial import inner membrane translocase subunit TIM44-like, which gives rise to MNMAASVCRCYELLGRRVWIVSSRSLVPSLWSSDVYKLQRSLVAAVQVRHASGRKGFLGEFVDNLRQEFSKNQEMKENIKKFREEAKRLEESDALQQARRKYKSIEAETVKTSEVLKKTLGSLSVTVKEGIEEVSRTDLGKKIRQGVEEAARTAVHSAESVSKGGEKLGRTSAFKALSQGVETMKKEMHVGDDGPYRAPLQLRKRSDFSSKGADSDTRLFEANEDAMGVVLHKDSKWYQQWKDFKDNNVVFNRFFEMKMKYDESDNAFIRASRAVTERVTSFMGGLFSKTEMSEVLTEIVKADPSFDKDSFLKQCEKDIIPNILEAMIRGELDVLKDWCYEATYSQLAHPIQQARALGHLFHSKVLDIDNIDLAMGKMMEQGPVLIITFQAQVVMVIRSPKGEVVEGDPEKVMRMMHVWALCRDQEELNSNAAWRLLDISASSTEQVL